From the Candidatus Pelagibacter sp. IMCC9063 genome, the window ATGACCTTGATTTTCAGGCACTTCCAAAGAATATAAAATTCCTGCTTTAGGGGGCATTTCATTGTAAGTCATGTCGGCATGCCAAACAGCCTCACCATCTCCTAAATTTCCAATTGGTTTTCCTAAATTTTTAACATTGGATATGACGTTAATTTCAGGATGATCTGGAGAAAAATTAATTCCATAGGGATTTGGTGCTGGCAAATCCAAATTTCCAAAATTCTTACTATAATGAATTAAACGCTCATCTGATAAGTTCTGTTTTTTAAATACTAGAACTAAATTTTCTGACCAGGCTTGATTAATAAAATCCAATTCTTCTTTGGTTAGGTTTTTTTCAAGATTAACGTTTCTGATTTCAGCACCAAGAGAACGATTACTTTTTACAATTTCCATAAAAAAAAACTATTAGATAGGGTATGTAATTACAATAGTTAATTTTGAATTAAATTTTAAAATTTAACACTGCCATTAAATCTTTTATTTTAAAGTCTTCATGCAGAACCAGCTGAATCAATTGATGTACTTGGTCTTTTGGGTAGGCTTTTAATAACTCTTTTGCTTTATTGGAAATTTCTTCCTCATTCATAGGATTATCAGGAGTCCCACGTACAGCTTTTGCATGATGAGATAGTTCTGAATTATCGTTAAAAACAATTTTTACTTTTGCTTGCCTTTCTGGTCTTGCAATAGCCAATTCCTCACTAGGTACTGCTATTATCTTTTTTCTTACTTCTAAAACTTCCTTGTCAGTAAATAATTTTTCATCATGCACTTCATTATAACCAATAGTCTTTTTAACAATATAAAGGGCAGCCAGGTGTTGAGCGCAAATATTAGGAATGCTCCTATCGCTAACAATATCAAACCTGTCTGAAGGAATATCAATTTTAATTTCTTTTATTTCCTTATGATCAAATTGTTTTTGTTTTAAAATAGCTTCAATAGCATCCAAGATTGCTTGAATAGGAGATCCCACACACCATTTTTTTATCGAAGTGTTATCAATTTCAAAAACAGTTCCAAGATCTTTAATAATAATTTCAGGTTTAGGATTGTGAGCAAATGCTTCTAACAAACCTCTATGTCCTAAAAGAGGATCTTCAACGGACGTGAAGTTTTCTTTTGCTAGCAAAGCAGAGTAAATTCCATTTCTTGTAGTCATTCCTGAAAATACAAATGCT encodes:
- a CDS encoding MmgE/PrpD family protein — its product is MDIQQELTKYIASAIHNELPEVTQKNTRFHLLDTLVAILTGRLLPPGKKAFEFAKSQGGNPESTLIGNDIKVSAIHAGLSNGMAAHADETDDTHTNGRFHPGCAIVPAALAIAEKENSSHSDLLKAIALGYDVGVRINMSMGYKTPKTTIFATHSIGTIFGAAVAAGSLLKLNQEQCNYLLSYTIQQTSGLACWNRDKEHIEKAFVFSGMTTRNGIYSALLAKENFTSVEDPLLGHRGLLEAFAHNPKPEIIIKDLGTVFEIDNTSIKKWCVGSPIQAILDAIEAILKQKQFDHKEIKEIKIDIPSDRFDIVSDRSIPNICAQHLAALYIVKKTIGYNEVHDEKLFTDKEVLEVRKKIIAVPSEELAIARPERQAKVKIVFNDNSELSHHAKAVRGTPDNPMNEEEISNKAKELLKAYPKDQVHQLIQLVLHEDFKIKDLMAVLNFKI